One genomic region from Candidatus Poribacteria bacterium encodes:
- a CDS encoding enolase has protein sequence MKVVDLQVIPFRTPRPVFGNGRAYPDATTVQTLTKVITDEGAEGYYFGGSGHGDLDGLSPEQRGAVRGRLKHMILGQDPFDRERFWHWLWVANVDENLISLLDMVLWDLQGRAFGVPIHKLLGGCRDRVKAYASTYPNMGSPEDYAEHAAACRAQGYTHYKIHPYYFWDPVKRVPDPGRPSHIEQDIEVCRAVRARVGSDMVLSFDPWGTYRTYEEAYRVGRELERLDFYWYEHPMSEYRVAAYEKLTAELDIPILSPEIAAGSVYTRADWIRRRASDMSRIDVLRGGITGVKKMVSICEAYGVKCEIHMSGFGNLQILGATSEDTCEYYERGLLAPGVDTETPPPYLEAICDPMDADGYVAVPQEPGMGYRIVWDYINDNRVVE, from the coding sequence ATGAAAGTCGTCGATCTCCAAGTGATTCCGTTCCGCACGCCGCGACCTGTGTTCGGCAACGGGCGAGCCTATCCCGACGCGACGACCGTTCAGACGCTGACGAAGGTCATCACCGACGAAGGAGCCGAAGGCTACTACTTCGGCGGGAGCGGTCACGGCGACCTCGACGGGCTCTCGCCGGAGCAGCGCGGAGCCGTTCGCGGCCGCCTCAAGCACATGATCCTGGGTCAGGACCCTTTCGACCGCGAGCGGTTCTGGCACTGGCTCTGGGTCGCCAACGTCGATGAGAACCTCATCAGCCTGCTCGACATGGTTCTCTGGGACTTGCAGGGGCGCGCGTTCGGCGTGCCGATCCACAAGCTCCTCGGCGGATGCCGCGACCGCGTCAAAGCCTACGCCAGCACGTACCCCAACATGGGTTCCCCCGAAGACTACGCGGAACACGCCGCCGCGTGCCGGGCGCAAGGGTACACCCACTACAAGATTCACCCCTACTACTTCTGGGACCCCGTGAAGCGGGTTCCCGACCCAGGGCGGCCATCGCATATCGAGCAGGATATCGAGGTCTGCCGAGCGGTCCGGGCGCGCGTCGGTTCCGACATGGTGCTGAGCTTCGACCCGTGGGGAACCTACCGCACTTACGAGGAAGCCTACCGCGTCGGGCGCGAGCTCGAACGGCTCGACTTCTACTGGTACGAGCACCCCATGTCGGAGTACCGCGTCGCCGCCTACGAGAAGCTCACGGCGGAGCTCGACATCCCCATCCTATCGCCGGAGATCGCCGCCGGGAGCGTCTACACGCGGGCGGACTGGATCCGTCGGCGCGCGTCCGACATGAGCCGCATCGACGTCCTGCGCGGCGGCATCACGGGCGTCAAGAAGATGGTCTCCATCTGCGAGGCTTACGGCGTCAAGTGCGAGATCCACATGAGCGGCTTCGGGAACCTCCAGATTCTCGGCGCGACGAGCGAGGACACCTGCGAGTACTACGAGCGCGGCCTGCTCGCTCCCGGCGTTGACACGGAGACGCCGCCGCCCTATCTCGAGGCGATCTGCGACCCGATGGACGCCGACGGCTACGTGGCCGTGCCGCAGGAGCCGGGCATGGGGTACCGCATCGTCTGGGACTACATCAACGACAACCGCGTCGTGGAGTAG